A single genomic interval of Brevibacillus brevis harbors:
- the bla gene encoding subclass B1 metallo-beta-lactamase: MFETGKSIVLTKVNDKVWLHTSYHEWNGITYDHNGLIVSTSKGVVLIDTAWGDTQKTEELLQMIKKHWKKDGVLALITHAHDDSNSGIRALLHQKIDVRSTHLTAKLAKEYGYPSPNPTLDEKPVIKVGDTILEAYYPGEGHSTDNITVWLPQSKILFGGCFVKALGAQDLGNLADANVEQWDDSVQKVIEKYPQVETVVPGHGNTGGKNLLDHTMELIKQHSQEQEAALK, encoded by the coding sequence ATGTTTGAAACAGGAAAAAGCATTGTGTTAACAAAAGTAAATGACAAAGTATGGTTACATACATCCTATCATGAATGGAATGGCATAACCTATGACCACAATGGCTTAATCGTTTCTACGTCTAAAGGAGTCGTCCTGATTGATACAGCATGGGGAGACACCCAAAAAACGGAAGAGCTATTGCAGATGATCAAGAAGCATTGGAAGAAAGACGGTGTTCTGGCGCTGATTACACATGCACATGATGACAGCAATTCAGGTATCCGTGCGTTACTCCATCAAAAAATAGATGTACGCAGTACACATTTGACGGCAAAATTAGCGAAAGAATATGGATATCCTTCGCCAAATCCGACACTCGATGAAAAGCCCGTAATCAAGGTAGGCGACACCATCTTAGAAGCCTATTATCCTGGGGAAGGGCATTCGACAGATAACATTACTGTTTGGCTTCCCCAATCCAAAATATTATTCGGTGGATGCTTCGTCAAAGCATTGGGTGCTCAGGACCTCGGAAATCTTGCAGATGCCAATGTAGAACAATGGGATGACTCCGTTCAGAAGGTAATCGAAAAATATCCACAGGTCGAAACCGTTGTACCTGGACATGGAAATACGGGCGGCAAAAACCTGCTTGATCACACCATGGAACTAATCAAACAACATTCCCAGGAGCAAGAAGCTGCTCTGAAATGA
- a CDS encoding FHA domain-containing protein → MIDNGAYLLVKKGDPNQFSTRKYLTKDRCTIGRRGTSFQLDITFSSPYISRMHAAFQRIGNDYKIIDLESKHGTEVNGTPLHYSSHILRHGDQISLSKGVAELVFLREVNRLDDTVELPFTQPKNTSVLPGLEIHLERREVRLDGSRLHMTGKDMDLLKLLYQKANRAVSFEEIMLTVWPERMLHEDHVPDVGRVEVNALVYRLRKKLRRYGQQITTIPRYGYRLDV, encoded by the coding sequence ATGATAGACAACGGTGCGTACTTACTCGTAAAAAAAGGGGACCCCAACCAATTTTCCACACGCAAATATCTCACCAAGGATCGCTGTACAATCGGGCGGAGGGGGACTAGTTTTCAACTGGACATCACATTTTCCAGTCCGTACATTTCGAGAATGCATGCAGCCTTTCAAAGGATCGGGAACGATTACAAGATTATCGATCTGGAAAGCAAGCATGGCACAGAGGTAAACGGGACGCCTCTTCATTATTCCTCTCACATTCTTCGTCACGGGGATCAAATAAGCTTGTCAAAAGGGGTGGCAGAGCTCGTCTTTTTACGAGAGGTCAATAGACTGGATGATACGGTGGAGCTCCCTTTCACGCAGCCAAAGAACACGTCGGTTTTGCCAGGTTTGGAGATTCATTTGGAGAGAAGAGAAGTTCGTCTCGACGGGAGTAGACTGCATATGACCGGAAAAGATATGGATTTGCTGAAGCTTCTCTACCAAAAGGCGAACAGGGCCGTTAGTTTTGAAGAAATTATGCTGACAGTCTGGCCAGAGCGAATGCTGCACGAGGACCATGTCCCAGATGTTGGACGAGTGGAAGTCAATGCGCTCGTCTACCGATTAAGAAAAAAGCTTCGGCGCTACGGGCAGCAAATCACGACGATTCCGCGATATGGATATCGCTTAGATGTTTGA
- a CDS encoding MDR family MFS transporter gives MIARESKVNMVVAGLLLGLLMASMDNTIVATAMATIVGEMGGMDKFVWVTSAYMVATMAGMPIFGKLSDMYGRKRFYVFGLIVFLLGSILCGTANSIVELSIYRAIQGIGGGALMPIAFTIIFDVFPPEKRGKMTGLFGAVFGTSSVFGPLLGAYITEYVSWHWIFYINVPIGAVSLWLISMYYKESLEYRKQSIDWWGAITLVGAVVSLMFALELGGNQYAWDSMQIIGLFSSFFLLFVIFLFVEKRASDPIISFSMFKKRLFAATNAIALLYGAAFIIATVYLPIFIQGVYGGSATNAGLLLTPMMLGSVAGSQLGGFLTTKTSFRNIMLLSAVFFIPGIFLLSTLTPDIPRSIVTLYMVIAGFGVGFSFSTLGISAIHGFDMRQRGSASSTNSFSRSLGMTLGITVFGILQRNSFENGMFSAFGGQGMTNAITDPRAILTPEARESIPAPVLDQMIDILASSIANTFMWALVPAVLALVCILLMGNDRALGKSPSAPKPERG, from the coding sequence ATGATTGCAAGAGAAAGTAAAGTGAATATGGTGGTAGCGGGGCTACTGCTTGGTCTCCTGATGGCTTCCATGGACAATACCATTGTTGCAACGGCGATGGCTACGATTGTCGGTGAGATGGGCGGCATGGATAAGTTCGTTTGGGTGACATCAGCGTACATGGTCGCTACGATGGCGGGGATGCCGATCTTCGGTAAACTCTCCGATATGTATGGCCGAAAACGTTTTTACGTATTTGGTCTCATTGTATTTTTGTTAGGGTCCATTTTATGCGGGACGGCAAACAGCATCGTTGAGTTGAGCATTTATCGGGCGATTCAAGGGATTGGCGGCGGAGCACTGATGCCGATAGCCTTCACCATTATTTTTGACGTATTCCCGCCGGAGAAGCGTGGAAAGATGACGGGACTTTTCGGGGCTGTATTCGGTACGTCCAGCGTATTTGGACCTTTGCTGGGTGCGTATATTACCGAATATGTCAGCTGGCATTGGATCTTTTACATCAATGTACCGATTGGTGCTGTGTCCCTCTGGTTGATCTCGATGTATTACAAGGAGTCTCTGGAATACCGCAAGCAGAGCATTGACTGGTGGGGAGCGATTACGCTGGTCGGTGCTGTAGTGAGTCTGATGTTTGCACTGGAGCTGGGCGGCAATCAATACGCATGGGATTCGATGCAGATTATTGGATTGTTCTCTTCCTTTTTCTTGTTGTTTGTGATTTTTCTATTTGTCGAGAAGCGGGCATCTGATCCGATTATTTCGTTCTCCATGTTCAAGAAGCGGTTATTTGCCGCGACAAATGCGATTGCACTGCTGTATGGAGCTGCTTTCATTATCGCTACGGTGTACCTGCCGATTTTTATCCAAGGGGTATATGGCGGGTCAGCGACGAATGCAGGGTTGCTGTTGACACCGATGATGCTTGGCTCGGTTGCTGGTAGCCAGCTAGGCGGATTTTTGACGACGAAGACCAGCTTCCGCAATATTATGCTTCTATCCGCAGTCTTTTTCATACCAGGTATTTTCCTTTTGAGTACGCTGACGCCTGATATTCCACGTTCGATCGTTACGCTTTATATGGTGATTGCAGGGTTTGGTGTGGGTTTCTCTTTCTCCACCTTGGGAATTTCAGCGATTCATGGCTTTGATATGCGTCAAAGAGGATCGGCCAGTTCGACGAACTCTTTTTCTCGTTCATTGGGGATGACATTGGGAATTACCGTGTTTGGTATCTTGCAACGTAATTCGTTTGAAAACGGCATGTTCTCAGCCTTCGGGGGTCAAGGGATGACGAATGCCATTACAGACCCGCGAGCGATTTTGACACCAGAAGCTCGCGAATCCATTCCGGCACCTGTCTTGGATCAAATGATCGATATTCTCGCTTCTTCCATTGCGAATACGTTTATGTGGGCGCTCGTTCCTGCTGTTCTTGCTCTCGTGTGCATTTTGCTGATGGGAAATGATCGGGCGCTGGGGAAATCGCCTTCCGCACCGAAACCGGAACGCGGGTAG
- the blaBBI gene encoding BBI family class A beta-lactamase, with translation MKAHYSKRIGFTVKTILLTLFTLTGCSSPEAPVQKTETQASAMDLKFAALEKKFNARLGVYAIDTETDLAVAYREDERFAFASTYKALAAGAVLHQKPLEELDKVITYSKDDLVTYSPITEKHVATGMTLREVADAAVRFSDNTAGNLLFKELGGPKGFESALRQIGDSVTTSERYETELNEAKPEDIRDTSTPKALATSLRAYTVGDVLSSDKQTILIEWLQGNTTGDKLIRADVPKDWKVGDKTGAASYGTRNDIGVIWPPNKKPIVIAVLSSRDKQDATYDDALIAEATKVAVDALTAAKS, from the coding sequence ATGAAAGCTCACTATTCTAAACGAATCGGATTCACAGTGAAAACGATTTTACTCACGCTTTTCACGCTCACTGGTTGCTCTTCTCCAGAAGCACCTGTCCAAAAAACGGAAACACAAGCATCTGCCATGGATCTAAAGTTCGCTGCGCTGGAAAAGAAGTTTAATGCGAGGCTGGGCGTATATGCGATCGACACCGAAACAGATTTGGCAGTTGCTTATCGCGAAGATGAACGATTCGCTTTTGCCTCTACGTACAAGGCTTTAGCCGCAGGTGCAGTCTTGCATCAGAAACCTTTGGAAGAGCTAGACAAAGTCATCACCTACAGCAAGGACGATCTCGTTACTTATTCACCCATCACAGAAAAACACGTAGCGACCGGAATGACTTTACGTGAGGTTGCAGATGCCGCAGTTCGCTTTAGTGACAACACGGCGGGAAATCTGTTGTTCAAAGAATTGGGTGGACCTAAAGGCTTTGAATCAGCTCTGAGACAGATTGGGGATAGTGTGACGACATCCGAGCGCTATGAGACGGAATTGAATGAGGCTAAACCAGAAGATATTCGCGATACAAGCACACCGAAAGCACTTGCAACGAGCCTAAGAGCCTATACGGTAGGGGATGTGCTGTCGTCAGACAAGCAGACGATTCTTATCGAGTGGCTGCAAGGCAACACGACGGGAGACAAGCTGATTCGGGCGGACGTCCCCAAAGACTGGAAGGTCGGAGATAAGACGGGAGCCGCAAGCTACGGAACGCGAAACGATATAGGTGTCATCTGGCCACCGAATAAAAAGCCCATTGTCATTGCAGTGCTGTCTAGCAGAGATAAGCAGGACGCTACTTATGATGATGCGCTCATTGCTGAAGCGACCAAGGTTGCTGTTGACGCACTGACGGCTGCAAAATCGTAA
- the blaI gene encoding penicillinase repressor BlaI — translation MSTSMPSISEAEWRVMNVLWEKSPLTANEIISSLEGQTDWNPKTVRTLLNRLVQKNAVGVNQNQRVYTFYPLYSQNECQHAEAQSFLERIYSGALKSMLVQFIQKESLSDEEIQELRSILDAKQASTDHPKK, via the coding sequence ATGTCTACATCCATGCCAAGTATTTCAGAAGCGGAATGGCGAGTGATGAATGTGCTATGGGAAAAGTCACCGCTAACGGCCAACGAAATTATATCCTCCTTGGAAGGTCAAACGGATTGGAACCCAAAAACAGTACGTACTCTTTTGAATCGTTTGGTTCAAAAAAATGCCGTTGGAGTCAATCAAAACCAAAGAGTCTATACGTTTTATCCGTTGTACTCACAAAATGAATGCCAGCACGCCGAGGCACAGTCCTTTCTGGAGCGGATTTACAGCGGAGCTCTAAAATCGATGCTGGTTCAGTTCATCCAGAAGGAATCCTTATCGGACGAGGAAATTCAGGAGCTGCGTTCCATATTGGATGCGAAACAAGCATCGACTGATCATCCTAAAAAATAA
- a CDS encoding BlaR1 family beta-lactam sensor/signal transducer, which produces MFVNHVVVSVIVSSCTIALIFLIRKVFRSQLSARWQYNLWFLLLVALTPAFIPNSFFDFGNLFASGMNQRNEAGSSMLAAQAPVFENANWVQDLTLSVSRYTPDSFPTILASLWVVGMIVCASITLSAWLKIQQIKRSASVITNQEIIDIFEQCKKDVKISRHIVLAESKQVKSPMTFGVFTTYVVLPSHFDEWLSNREIKYIFLHELMHQKNHDIVTNYVTVVYQLLYWFHPLVWLAFREMRVDREIACDVAVLNLLDKRNYQEYGHTIIKFLDKESRVENVVLANQLNGSKKAVKKRIEKIASHKAESKLLQLKSTVIFSMMGVLVASQVLVGSALADDRSRYHFQHDRTIYEDLDNYFRGFEGSFVLYDLKADQYRIYNEAGSTQRVSPNSTYKIFLSLFGLEAGVISREDSLLKWDGIHYPYEQWNRDQDLFTAMRNSTNWYFKEMDKSISPDMTQAFLEQLNYGNSNTSGGIGEYWIESSLKISPVEQVQLLKAFYTNQFGFQEDNILTVKDSIRLSEKAGSILSGKTGTGTVNQKDVNGWFVGYVENEEGTYFFATNIQSEDDANGPAAAEITLSILKAKGLY; this is translated from the coding sequence ATGTTCGTCAATCATGTGGTGGTAAGCGTGATCGTTTCTTCCTGCACGATCGCCCTTATTTTCTTGATTCGAAAAGTATTTCGCTCCCAACTGTCGGCTAGATGGCAGTACAATTTGTGGTTTCTCTTGCTAGTCGCTTTGACGCCAGCTTTTATCCCGAATTCCTTTTTTGATTTTGGAAATCTTTTTGCTTCAGGAATGAATCAGCGCAATGAAGCCGGTAGCTCGATGCTCGCTGCGCAAGCTCCTGTGTTTGAAAATGCGAATTGGGTACAGGATTTAACGTTGTCGGTAAGTCGCTATACACCGGACTCCTTTCCTACGATTTTGGCCAGCCTATGGGTTGTCGGCATGATCGTTTGTGCTTCGATCACGTTATCAGCCTGGTTAAAAATCCAGCAGATCAAGCGATCGGCTTCTGTGATCACCAATCAAGAAATCATCGATATATTTGAACAATGCAAGAAGGATGTAAAAATAAGTCGGCACATCGTGTTGGCAGAATCCAAGCAGGTCAAATCTCCGATGACGTTTGGCGTTTTTACGACGTATGTTGTCCTTCCCAGTCATTTTGACGAGTGGCTGTCAAACAGAGAAATAAAGTATATCTTTTTACATGAGCTCATGCACCAAAAGAACCATGATATCGTCACGAACTATGTGACCGTCGTGTATCAGCTTTTGTATTGGTTCCATCCATTGGTTTGGCTGGCTTTTCGGGAAATGAGAGTAGACCGTGAAATTGCTTGTGATGTAGCTGTACTGAACCTTTTAGACAAGCGAAATTATCAGGAATATGGTCATACCATCATTAAGTTTTTGGATAAAGAAAGTCGAGTCGAGAATGTCGTTTTGGCGAATCAGTTAAACGGTTCCAAGAAGGCAGTTAAAAAACGAATCGAGAAAATCGCTTCCCACAAGGCAGAATCAAAGCTGTTGCAGTTGAAAAGTACCGTCATTTTTTCCATGATGGGTGTCTTGGTTGCCAGTCAGGTTCTTGTTGGTTCCGCATTAGCCGACGATCGCAGTCGCTATCATTTTCAACATGATCGAACCATTTACGAGGATTTAGACAACTATTTCCGTGGCTTTGAAGGCAGTTTTGTCTTATATGATTTGAAAGCCGACCAGTATCGAATTTACAACGAGGCAGGAAGTACACAACGAGTTTCACCGAACTCGACCTACAAGATTTTTCTCTCCTTGTTTGGTTTGGAGGCCGGTGTGATTTCGAGAGAAGATTCCCTGTTAAAATGGGATGGAATCCACTATCCTTATGAGCAGTGGAACCGGGATCAAGATCTATTTACAGCGATGCGAAACTCCACAAATTGGTATTTTAAAGAGATGGATAAGAGCATCTCTCCGGATATGACGCAAGCTTTTCTGGAACAATTGAACTACGGGAATTCCAATACATCTGGTGGAATCGGCGAATATTGGATAGAATCTTCCTTGAAGATTTCTCCGGTGGAGCAGGTACAATTATTAAAAGCGTTCTATACCAACCAGTTTGGCTTTCAAGAAGACAATATCCTGACGGTGAAAGACTCCATCCGTTTATCGGAAAAGGCGGGTTCGATTCTTTCCGGGAAAACAGGTACGGGCACCGTCAATCAAAAAGATGTGAACGGTTGGTTTGTCGGATATGTAGAGAACGAGGAAGGCACCTACTTCTTTGCTACAAATATACAAAGCGAAGACGACGCGAATGGACCTGCAGCAGCAGAAATCACCTTGTCTATTTTGAAAGCGAAAGGTCTTTACTAG